One genomic region from Serinus canaria isolate serCan28SL12 chromosome 7, serCan2020, whole genome shotgun sequence encodes:
- the FEV gene encoding protein FEV: MRHGTGAVPLLLNMYLPAHGIVYSYLKASPAGGGAGKGERPGAAGTLPAGGRWGVAVPPGSSPPCTPPAFLFPPDPVGETLFKDGKSQAWGSLSPGVQKGSGQIQLWQFLLELLSDRANLNCIAWEGTNGEFKLIDPDEVARRWGERKSKPNMNYDKLSRALRYYYDKNIMTKVHGKRYAYKFDFHGLAQVCQPTTPDHTLYKFQGNLAPLPFSGISKLNLMTSGVTPAGFSYWPGSSPSLYPGHGLQPSASFSAMAASHLNNMNNHYH, from the exons ATGAGACACGGCACCGGAGCGGTGCCACTGCTGCTCAACATGTACCTGCCAG CCCACGGGATCGTCTATTCCTATTTAAAAGCTTCCCCGGCTGG CGGCGGGGCAGGCAAGGGGGAGcggccgggggctgcggggacgCTGCCCGCGGGTGGGCGCTGGGGTGTCGCGGTCCCGCCTGgttccagccctccctgcacaccACCGGCgttcctttttcccccagatcCAGTCGGGGAAACTTTGTTCAAAGACGGGAAGAGCCAGGCGTGGGGGTCTCTCAGCCCCGGCGTGCAGAAAG GCAGCGGGCAGATCCAGCTGTGGcagttcctgctggagctgctttcgGACCGGGCCAACCTGAACTGCATCGCCTGGGAAGGCACCAACGGGGAGTTCAAGCTGATCGACCCCGACGAGGTGGCACGGCGCTGGGGTGAGCGGAAGAGCAAGCCCAACATGAATTACGACAAGCTGAGCCGGGCGCTGCGCTACTACTATGACAAGAACATCATGACCAAGGTGCATGGCAAGCGCTACGCCTACAAGTTCGACTTCCACGGGCTGGCCCAGGTGTGCCAGCCAACCACCCCCGACCACACCCTCTACAAATTCCAGGGCAACCTGGCACCTCTGCCCTTCTCGGGCATCTCCAAACTCAACCTCATGACCTCGGGAGTGACACCGGCTGGCTTCTCCTactggcctggctccagcccgTCCCTCTACCCTGGGCAcgggctccagccctcagcctcGTTCAGCGCCATGGCAGCCTCCCACCTCAACAACATGAACAACCATTACCATTAG